The following proteins are encoded in a genomic region of Mycobacterium kiyosense:
- a CDS encoding alpha/beta hydrolase, which yields MTTEPTFVLVHAAWADSSSWAPVIHRLQQRGHNVIAAPLPLTSFDDDTAALNRVLERIEGRVVLGGHAYAGAVIGAANTDSVTALVYVAAIAHDEGETVASLFHRAPAHRLAPALEPDRHGLIWLPHSAFAAAFAQNATSEQHAMLAAVQRPLSPTCITAPAPRPAWKDRTSWFLIAENDRMIAAETQHFVATRMNATIRVTDADHLPMVTQPDSVTEILLAAATGPTAA from the coding sequence ATGACAACCGAGCCAACCTTTGTCTTGGTCCACGCGGCGTGGGCCGACAGCTCCAGCTGGGCACCTGTCATCCATCGACTACAGCAGCGCGGCCACAACGTCATCGCCGCACCGCTACCGCTGACATCGTTCGACGACGACACCGCAGCGCTGAACCGAGTTCTCGAGCGTATCGAGGGACGCGTCGTTCTCGGCGGTCATGCTTACGCCGGCGCGGTCATCGGAGCGGCAAATACCGACTCGGTGACGGCTTTAGTCTATGTCGCCGCGATCGCACACGACGAAGGTGAAACAGTCGCCAGTCTGTTTCACCGCGCCCCTGCGCATCGTCTCGCACCCGCCCTAGAACCGGATCGTCACGGCTTAATTTGGCTGCCGCACAGCGCTTTCGCAGCAGCATTCGCACAAAACGCAACCTCCGAACAACACGCCATGCTCGCCGCAGTCCAGCGCCCCCTCTCACCGACGTGCATCACCGCACCCGCCCCACGGCCCGCCTGGAAAGATCGCACAAGCTGGTTCCTCATCGCCGAAAACGACCGCATGATCGCCGCGGAAACCCAGCACTTCGTCGCCACACGGATGAACGCCACCATCCGTGTCACCGATGCCGACCACCTGCCAATGGTGACCCAACCCGACAGCGTCACCGAGATACTGCTCGCCGCGGCCACCGGTCCGACGGCTGCGTGA
- the mip gene encoding alkyl hydroperoxide reductase AhpD, whose product MANFVPVEPEAATGRAAELLAQVHKSLGLTPNMTKVMASSPTLLQAYLALSGAVAGGVLSPAVRERLAIATAELNGCEYCLSAHTYIGANIAKLDSDELAKAREGDSKDAHVAALLKLSNTIAANAGDVDETEVKAAREAGATEEEIGEVVANLALNILTNYFNVLAHVDNDWPVVALNHHQN is encoded by the coding sequence ATGGCTAACTTTGTTCCCGTCGAGCCCGAGGCCGCCACCGGCCGGGCTGCCGAGCTGCTCGCCCAAGTACACAAATCGCTGGGACTGACCCCCAACATGACCAAGGTGATGGCCAGCAGTCCTACTCTGCTGCAGGCTTACCTGGCGCTGTCGGGCGCGGTCGCCGGCGGCGTGTTGAGCCCAGCGGTGCGCGAGCGGCTCGCGATCGCCACCGCAGAACTGAACGGATGCGAGTACTGCCTGTCCGCGCACACCTACATCGGCGCCAACATCGCCAAGCTGGACTCCGACGAGCTAGCCAAGGCGCGAGAGGGTGACTCGAAGGACGCCCACGTGGCCGCGCTGCTCAAACTGTCCAACACCATCGCCGCCAACGCCGGCGACGTTGACGAAACCGAAGTCAAGGCTGCCCGCGAAGCCGGCGCTACCGAGGAAGAGATCGGCGAAGTCGTCGCCAACTTGGCGCTCAACATTTTGACCAACTACTTCAACGTCTTGGCTCATGTCGACAACGACTGGCCCGTCGTCGCCCTGAACCACCACCAGAACTAA
- a CDS encoding hypothetical protein (frameshifted, deletion at around 1915570,1915651,1915621;~possible pseudo due to internal stop codon), which produces MPEQRPPSPPFDTVTALQKVQAAEDAWNTRDPRHVSLAYTPHSVWRNRDQFLSGRPAIVEFLTRKWEHELDYVLRKSL; this is translated from the coding sequence GTGCCTGAGCAACGACCCCCTTCCCCACCGTTCGACACCGTCACAGCACTGCAGAAAGTCCAGGCCGCCGAAGACGCCTGGAATACCCGCGACCCCCGCCACGTCAGCCTGGCCTACACCCCACACTCCGTATGGCGCAACCGCGACCAATTCCTATCCGGCCGCCCCGCAATCGTCGAGTTCCTCACCAGAAAATGGGAACACGAACTCGACTACGTGCTGCGCAAAAGCCTGTAA
- a CDS encoding hypothetical protein (frameshifted, deletion at around 1916310) — MIAAPSVLVFDVNETLIDIDSIAPFFERPFGDRRGLRAWFGQLVTYSMTATLSDHYVDFFTLGQGVPQMLASVHGVNIAEADERTLDHGMLTIPAHPDVADGLTVLRNNGFRLVTLTNSPPNPGGASPLEHAGLGHRFERQLSVASHRVFKPAPTCICALATNLAWRRRNA, encoded by the coding sequence ATGATCGCAGCTCCATCTGTTCTCGTGTTCGATGTCAACGAGACTTTGATCGACATCGATTCCATCGCACCGTTTTTCGAGCGACCCTTCGGCGATCGACGAGGCTTGCGGGCGTGGTTCGGTCAGCTGGTCACCTACTCGATGACGGCGACGCTCTCGGACCACTACGTCGACTTCTTCACACTGGGCCAGGGGGTGCCGCAGATGCTCGCCTCCGTCCACGGCGTCAACATCGCCGAGGCGGACGAACGGACACTTGACCACGGGATGCTGACCATTCCTGCACATCCCGACGTCGCCGATGGATTGACAGTCCTACGTAACAACGGTTTTCGCCTCGTGACGCTGACAAACTCACCGCCCAATCCGGGCGGTGCCAGCCCGCTGGAACATGCCGGACTGGGGCACCGTTTCGAGCGCCAGCTCAGCGTCGCCTCACACCGAGTGTTCAAACCCGCGCCGACGTGTATCTGCGCGCTTGCGACGAACTTGGCGTGGCGCCGGCGGAATGCATGA
- a CDS encoding hypothetical protein (frameshifted, deletion at around 1916316) produces MVAAHVWDTTGAQSVGLGGELITHAGNAPLPISGLPQPEIVASDLRELAAILRSRADESSPA; encoded by the coding sequence ATGGTCGCCGCCCACGTCTGGGACACCACCGGCGCGCAATCGGTCGGGCTCGGCGGCGAGCTGATTACCCACGCCGGCAACGCCCCGCTGCCGATCTCCGGCCTGCCGCAGCCGGAGATCGTCGCCAGCGATCTACGGGAGTTGGCGGCAATCCTCCGAAGCCGCGCCGATGAGTCTTCTCCCGCGTAG
- a CDS encoding hypothetical protein (frameshifted, deletion at around 1917420): MFLGSTIGNLAPEPRAEFLAALAAAMRSGDSLLLGTDLVKDPGRLVRAYDDAAGVTARFNRNVLAVINRELDANFDLSGYAHVARWNVRAERMEMWLRAVGPQRVHVGALDLTVEFTAGEEMLTEVACKFRSEAVVAELAAVGLERTRWWTDDAGDFGLALAVR, from the coding sequence GTGTTCCTGGGCTCCACGATCGGCAATCTCGCCCCCGAGCCACGCGCCGAATTCCTCGCGGCACTGGCCGCCGCGATGCGATCGGGTGACAGCTTGCTGCTGGGCACCGACCTCGTGAAAGACCCAGGCCGGCTGGTGCGAGCGTACGACGATGCCGCCGGGGTGACCGCCCGGTTCAACCGCAATGTGCTCGCGGTGATCAATCGGGAGCTCGACGCCAATTTCGACCTCAGCGGCTACGCGCATGTCGCCCGGTGGAATGTCCGGGCCGAACGCATGGAGATGTGGCTGCGGGCTGTCGGCCCCCAGCGGGTACACGTCGGCGCCTTGGACCTGACGGTCGAGTTCACCGCCGGCGAGGAGATGCTCACCGAAGTTGCGTGCAAGTTCCGATCCGAAGCGGTGGTCGCCGAACTCGCCGCGGTCGGGCTGGAGCGCACCCGGTGGTGGACCGACGACGCCGGCGACTTCGGTCTCGCACTGGCAGTGCGGTAG
- a CDS encoding hypothetical protein (frameshifted, deletion at around 1917419,1917653): MFDRITRLPEYYPARAETQILSARSAEVAGASAGGLLVELGSGTSTKTRLLLDALRDAGTLRRYVSRSTSTRARSRRQ; the protein is encoded by the coding sequence GTGTTTGATCGGATCACCCGGCTGCCCGAGTACTATCCGGCTCGCGCGGAGACACAGATCCTGTCGGCACGTTCCGCCGAGGTTGCCGGCGCTAGTGCCGGCGGACTCCTGGTCGAATTAGGGAGTGGTACCTCGACGAAAACCCGGCTATTGCTCGACGCGCTGCGCGATGCCGGCACGCTACGCCGGTACGTGAGCCGTTCGACGTCGACGCGAGCACGCTCTCGGCGTCAGTAG
- a CDS encoding hypothetical protein (frameshifted, insertion at around 1918069, deletion at around 1918489,1917867,1918300;~possible pseudo due to internal stop codon) codes for MLLGGRRPNTADLDYHLTTLFPPVRPRGRLEIRYLDSVLDVLWPAVVFTLVTLLDDGCRRGLRPGRRTGRRGHRAAARDRLTSGCARGRRAVRGHCRRTSTRAELEDA; via the coding sequence GTGCTGCTGGGCGGGCGTCGCCCCAACACCGCCGACCTCGACTACCACCTGACCACTCTGTTTCCGCCGGTGCGCCCCCGCGGCCGACTCGAGATCCGCTACCTCGACAGCGTTCTCGACGTGCTCTGGCCGGCCGTGGTGTTCACGCTGGTGACTCTGCTCGACGACGGTTGCCGCCGAGGCCTGCGGCCAGGCCGTCGAACCGGTCGCCGCGGGCACAGAGCCGCCGCCCGAGATCGGCTGACCAGCGGCTGCGCGCGCGGCCGCCGAGCGGTGCGTGGCCATTGCCGCCGAACGAGTACCCGCGCTGAACTCGAAGATGCGTGA
- a CDS encoding hypothetical protein (frameshifted, insertion at around 1918656,1918547,1918975, deletion at around 1918492), giving the protein MTHSVAPGWIRTACPLPSWPIRRRRRATYITRGCFTDGRSGRVGLEVEAHCFDPGAPARRPGWEEITDVLDALPPLPGGSAFSVEPGGAVELSGPPAEGVLPAVGAMATDQAVLRSAFGNAGLGLVLLGTDPLRG; this is encoded by the coding sequence ATGACACATTCTGTTGCACCCGGCTGGATCAGGACCGCCTGCCCGTTACCGAGCTGGCCGATTCGGCGGCGGCGGCGCGCTACCTACATCACTCGCGGGTGTTTCACCGATGGCCGGTCGGGGCGGGTCGGTCTGGAGGTCGAGGCGCACTGCTTCGACCCGGGTGCCCCCGCCCGCCGACCGGGCTGGGAAGAGATCACTGACGTTCTCGACGCGCTTCCCCCGCTACCGGGCGGCAGCGCGTTCAGCGTGGAACCTGGTGGCGCGGTCGAGCTGTCCGGGCCACCCGCCGAGGGCGTACTTCCAGCCGTAGGCGCGATGGCAACCGACCAGGCGGTGCTTCGATCGGCTTTCGGCAATGCCGGGCTGGGTCTGGTGTTGTTGGGCACCGACCCGCTACGCGGGTGA
- a CDS encoding hypothetical protein (frameshifted, insertion at around 1919887, deletion at around 1919838) produces MMYRNAGDDGQLQTPDKQRASPIAEPQKRQGLPATLSRQLGVAGSTNRAQIGVFAVFAAHALVFSSWVAHISHVKGRLGTSDGELGDALLGAPLGALLATTLCVWVLPRWGSHRLVPVTVAGYAASGPLLGLARSEMELFLALTCVGFFLGGLDVAMNVQAAAVERLAASPIMCRFHGVRSVAVLLGSLIGAACVSADVDLAAADRHRRHGRM; encoded by the coding sequence GTGATGTATCGCAACGCAGGCGACGACGGGCAGCTGCAAACGCCAGACAAGCAGCGAGCTTCGCCGATCGCTGAACCGCAGAAAAGGCAGGGCTTGCCGGCAACGTTGTCGCGGCAGCTGGGAGTCGCGGGTTCGACCAATCGCGCGCAAATTGGTGTCTTCGCCGTATTCGCGGCTCATGCTCTGGTGTTTTCGTCGTGGGTGGCCCACATCTCTCACGTTAAAGGGCGACTTGGGACTTCCGACGGCGAGCTGGGCGATGCTCTGCTGGGTGCTCCTTTGGGTGCTTTGCTGGCGACGACGCTGTGCGTCTGGGTGTTGCCACGCTGGGGAAGTCACCGTCTGGTCCCGGTCACGGTGGCCGGCTACGCGGCGTCCGGGCCCCTTCTGGGTCTTGCCAGGTCCGAGATGGAGCTTTTTCTGGCGCTGACGTGTGTGGGTTTCTTTTTAGGCGGACTGGACGTCGCGATGAACGTTCAAGCCGCTGCGGTTGAGCGTCTCGCTGCGAGCCCGATCATGTGTCGCTTCCACGGGGTGCGCAGCGTCGCCGTGTTGCTGGGGTCTTTGATCGGCGCGGCCTGCGTGAGCGCGGACGTGGACCTGGCTGCGGCTGACCGTCATCGGCGCCATGGTCGTATGTGA
- a CDS encoding hypothetical protein (frameshifted, insertion at around 1921889,1921914,1921813,1921701, deletion at around 1921965,1921743): protein MTRRFAQPTTAAFRRWEQPLAEGLRTMRARGEWADGRTRTGWQPPIIAALQGGMLLARINGDLTTLRDTLNAAVDNIRRRTVPPSDRGSCRTTPADSRHCIGLHSQQQTVFPTVQ from the coding sequence ATGACCCGGCGTTTCGCCCAGCCCACAACCGCGGCGTTCCGCCGGTGGGAGCAACCGCTCGCCGAGGGCCTACGCACGATGCGTGCTCGCGGCGAGTGGGCCGACGGGAGAACCCGGACCGGCTGGCAACCGCCCATAATCGCCGCCCTGCAGGGCGGCATGTTACTGGCACGGATCAACGGGGACCTCACGACGCTGCGCGACACTTTGAACGCGGCGGTGGACAACATTCGCCGTCGCACCGTGCCGCCAAGTGACCGCGGTTCATGCCGGACGACTCCGGCCGACAGCCGCCACTGTATCGGCCTGCATTCCCAGCAGCAAACTGTTTTTCCGACAGTACAATAA
- a CDS encoding hypothetical protein (frameshifted, insertion at around 1921889,1921914,1921813,1921701, deletion at around 1921965,1921743), with protein MATDPEPAPPRATVATTERGQRTRAAIIDVAATLMYQNGVSGTSVDDILAASGTGKSQLYHYFSDKSELVAAVVERQLERVLAAQPGP; from the coding sequence ATGGCCACCGATCCCGAACCCGCGCCGCCGCGCGCGACGGTGGCGACCACCGAGCGGGGTCAACGCACCCGGGCAGCCATCATCGACGTGGCGGCCACGCTCATGTACCAGAACGGCGTCTCCGGAACCTCTGTCGACGACATCCTGGCCGCGTCGGGCACCGGCAAATCGCAGCTCTACCACTACTTCAGCGACAAATCGGAATTGGTCGCGGCGGTGGTCGAACGCCAACTGGAGCGAGTGCTGGCAGCCCAGCCGGGCCCCTAG
- a CDS encoding anti-sigma factor has translation MKPLDCNELVEMITAYLDGSLDLETRARFDEHLLDCDGCDNYLQQFRVTIGRVGRIRKVELAPEFRAQLLDAFKDWR, from the coding sequence GTGAAGCCACTGGACTGCAACGAACTCGTCGAGATGATCACCGCCTATCTCGACGGGTCACTCGATCTCGAAACGCGGGCTCGGTTCGACGAGCACCTGCTCGACTGCGACGGGTGCGACAACTACCTGCAGCAGTTTCGGGTCACCATCGGCAGGGTCGGCCGGATCCGTAAGGTCGAGCTGGCGCCGGAGTTCCGCGCGCAGTTGCTCGACGCCTTCAAAGACTGGCGCTGA
- a CDS encoding hypothetical protein (frameshifted, insertion at around 1923503, deletion at around 1923680,1923412,1923367;~possible pseudo due to internal stop codon) encodes MITNDGFGTRGTLIAALRAGDEGAFARLVDWHTPAMLRVARGYVPSREHAEDVVQETWIALLKGLEKFEDGHPCVPGFSRFWLTLPSQGLSGAGTLTLRSRHSRAAAVGPSDSVLPAAELAEHQEGDRTPTPFPDTPEGSLWAARTHA; translated from the coding sequence ATGATCACCAACGACGGCTTCGGGACGAGGGGCACCTTGATCGCCGCGCTTCGTGCGGGCGACGAGGGCGCCTTCGCCCGTCTGGTCGACTGGCACACACCGGCAATGCTGCGGGTGGCGCGTGGGTACGTGCCGAGTCGAGAGCATGCCGAGGACGTCGTGCAGGAGACGTGGATCGCGCTCCTCAAGGGCTTGGAAAAGTTCGAGGACGGTCATCCTTGCGTACCTGGCTTTTCACGGTTCTGGTTAACATTGCCAAGTCAGGGTCTCAGCGGCGCAGGCACGTTGACACTCAGATCAAGGCATTCACGGGCGGCTGCGGTCGGCCCGAGCGATTCCGTGCTGCCGGCGGCCGAGTTGGCCGAGCACCAGGAAGGCGACAGAACGCCGACGCCTTTCCCGGACACTCCCGAAGGCTCGCTCTGGGCAGCCCGAACTCACGCGTAG
- a CDS encoding hypothetical protein (frameshifted, insertion at around 1924267,1923939, deletion at around 1924245) produces the protein MKHCAQNVLYTLQHIGYTIPPQADAGWIGEAGPGPSYLDPGSGGPDNDFTNRNTTFMTWNLLHFARMLRDEGGVPAHGNDRRGWEARPIRLREPRLWSTVVKRP, from the coding sequence GTGAAGCACTGTGCGCAGAACGTTCTGTACACCCTCCAGCACATTGGTTACACGATCCCACCGCAGGCTGACGCCGGATGGATCGGAGAAGCCGGACCGGGACCCTCATACCTCGACCCCGGTTCCGGCGGTCCGGACAATGATTTCACCAACAGGAATACGACGTTCATGACATGGAATCTGCTGCACTTCGCGCGAATGCTGCGCGACGAGGGCGGCGTGCCGGCCCACGGCAACGACCGACGCGGGTGGGAGGCGAGGCCGATTCGACTTCGCGAACCCAGGCTGTGGAGTACCGTCGTTAAGCGACCATGA
- a CDS encoding hypothetical protein (possible pseudo due to internal stop codon) — protein MSDPTLDFIGLRALFINCTLTRTPGVSNTQGLVDASAGIMAKHGVAVDVVRAIDHDIAVGVWPDMRDLGWSVDEWPSIFEKVLAAHILVLAGPIWLGDNSSIMKKVHERLYGGSHLLK, from the coding sequence GTGTCTGACCCAACGCTGGACTTCATCGGACTACGGGCATTGTTCATCAACTGCACTCTCACGCGGACGCCGGGGGTCAGCAACACTCAGGGGCTCGTCGACGCATCGGCGGGCATCATGGCCAAACATGGTGTGGCCGTGGATGTCGTGCGGGCCATCGATCACGACATCGCAGTTGGGGTTTGGCCCGACATGCGAGACCTCGGGTGGTCGGTAGATGAATGGCCGAGCATCTTCGAGAAGGTGCTTGCCGCACATATCCTCGTGCTCGCAGGGCCAATCTGGCTGGGCGACAACAGTTCTATCATGAAGAAGGTTCACGAACGTCTGTACGGCGGTTCGCACCTACTCAAATGA
- a CDS encoding hypothetical protein (frameshifted, deletion at around 1924968,1924971) — protein sequence MSWLYEFFSVTTFSSLLGVVEVTAAVLLVVKPWLPKVSAVGSIVSIGLFTATISFLFTTPGAMESAEGGFPWLSMTGQFLIKDVALLGIALWTLGDALSSAKVRDRV from the coding sequence ATGAGTTGGTTGTACGAGTTCTTCTCGGTGACGACATTCTCATCGTTACTCGGTGTCGTCGAGGTCACGGCCGCGGTTCTACTGGTGGTGAAGCCCTGGCTACCGAAGGTCTCCGCCGTCGGTAGCATCGTTTCGATCGGCCTCTTTACGGCCACGATCAGCTTCCTGTTCACGACCCCCGGAGCCATGGAGTCCGCAGAAGGCGGCTTCCCGTGGTTGAGCATGACCGGTCAGTTCTTGATCAAGGATGTCGCTCTGCTGGGGATTGCGTTGTGGACGCTGGGCGATGCACTCAGCAGCGCGAAAGTTCGTGACCGTGTCTGA
- a CDS encoding hypothetical protein (frameshifted, deletion at around 1925713,1925809;~possible pseudo due to internal stop codon), whose product MSRRVIPDSTSTDPATARPVAVLPVGSFEQHGPYLPLGTDTLIASAIASSINQHHSVFQLPPVTFGCSHEHAAYPGTISISATTLAAIVADIIESLARQNIAGLIVVNGHGGNAVLINVVQQANHPKNRQVGLYPSRGAEPKPAPPPESTAATTTTCTPANWKPPSCSPPASYREGWR is encoded by the coding sequence GTGAGCCGTCGAGTCATTCCCGACAGCACCAGCACAGACCCCGCAACCGCCCGCCCCGTCGCGGTGCTGCCGGTCGGCTCATTCGAACAGCACGGCCCCTACCTGCCGCTGGGCACCGACACCCTCATCGCCAGTGCCATCGCATCATCAATCAATCAGCACCACAGCGTATTTCAGCTACCACCAGTCACATTCGGCTGCTCGCATGAACACGCGGCCTACCCCGGCACCATCAGCATCAGCGCCACCACCCTGGCCGCGATCGTCGCTGACATCATCGAATCGCTGGCACGCCAGAACATCGCCGGGCTGATCGTCGTCAACGGCCACGGCGGCAACGCCGTGCTGATCAACGTCGTCCAACAAGCCAACCACCCCAAGAACCGTCAGGTTGGGCTCTACCCCAGCCGCGGAGCTGAACCGAAGCCCGCGCCGCCGCCGGAATCCACAGCAGCAACCACGACGACATGCACGCCGGCGAACTGGAAACCTCCATCCTGCTCGCCGCCCGCCAGCTACCGCGAGGGATGGCGATAG
- a CDS encoding putative regulatory protein has product MKLRIDTSGVTFLCTRVPEQRTNFDTGAPRVDKATGQALWQVQLIALDATGGEVLAVTVVGEPKVTVGQPVAVAGLVALPWSQDGRSGIAYRAESITATDPATATVKTGQQAR; this is encoded by the coding sequence ATGAAACTGAGAATCGACACGAGCGGCGTGACGTTCTTGTGCACGCGGGTTCCTGAGCAGCGCACCAATTTCGACACCGGGGCACCACGCGTCGACAAGGCCACCGGGCAAGCGCTGTGGCAGGTGCAGTTGATCGCCCTTGACGCCACCGGCGGCGAAGTGCTGGCGGTCACCGTGGTCGGTGAACCGAAAGTCACTGTCGGCCAGCCGGTGGCGGTAGCGGGTCTGGTGGCGTTGCCGTGGTCGCAAGACGGCCGCTCGGGCATCGCGTATCGCGCCGAATCCATCACCGCCACCGACCCCGCCACGGCGACCGTCAAGACGGGCCAGCAGGCCCGGTAA
- a CDS encoding hypothetical protein (frameshifted, insertion at around 1928424,1928314,1928375, deletion at around 1928336,1928458), which yields MTIRATAPGQLRIIIGRGDVLGQPIAVPMPTPATEVDLGAVRVGVTESRRWWTLPVLGQHLLVAGATGAGKGSVLWSLIAGLAPHVKTGRVRLWVIDPKGGMELGAGAPLFTRFCYHMGQPTVELLRQLVELMHARAARLRGHTRLHNPTVGEPLYVVIIDEIAALTAYVSDRKLRAEIEHLLGLLLSQGRAVGISVVAAVQDPAKDTLPVRQLFTVRIGLRMTEATQTAMVLGQGARDAGAECDLIADATPGIGYVMIDGTADPARVRAFHVTDRDISVLARTFRVPRPGEHGNR from the coding sequence TTGACGATCCGCGCCACGGCGCCGGGGCAGCTGCGGATCATCATCGGCCGCGGTGATGTGCTCGGCCAGCCGATCGCGGTACCGATGCCAACCCCGGCCACTGAGGTCGATCTGGGCGCGGTGCGGGTCGGGGTCACCGAATCACGGCGCTGGTGGACGTTGCCGGTGCTCGGGCAGCACCTGCTGGTTGCCGGTGCCACCGGAGCGGGCAAGGGTTCGGTGCTGTGGTCGCTGATCGCCGGGCTGGCACCCCATGTGAAAACCGGGCGGGTGCGGCTGTGGGTGATCGACCCCAAAGGCGGCATGGAACTCGGCGCCGGCGCACCGCTGTTCACCCGGTTCTGCTATCACATGGGGCAACCCACCGTGGAGCTGCTGCGGCAGCTGGTGGAGCTGATGCACGCACGCGCCGCCCGGCTGCGCGGGCACACCCGACTGCACAACCCCACTGTCGGCGAGCCGCTGTATGTGGTGATCATCGACGAGATTGCCGCGCTGACCGCCTATGTCAGCGACCGCAAACTGCGTGCCGAGATCGAACACCTACTCGGGCTGCTGTTATCGCAGGGGCGGGCGGTCGGGATTTCGGTGGTGGCCGCGGTGCAAGACCCGGCCAAAGACACCCTGCCGGTGCGCCAACTGTTCACCGTGCGCATCGGGCTGCGCATGACCGAAGCCACCCAGACCGCGATGGTGCTCGGACAAGGAGCCCGCGATGCCGGCGCCGAATGCGACCTGATCGCCGATGCCACCCCGGGGATCGGCTACGTGATGATCGACGGCACCGCCGACCCGGCACGGGTCCGGGCCTTTCACGTCACCGACCGCGACATCAGCGTTTTGGCCCGTACTTTTCGGGTACCGCGCCCCGGCGAACATGGAAATCGGTGA
- a CDS encoding hypothetical protein (frameshifted, insertion at around 1930837, deletion at around 1930039,1930711;~possible pseudo due to internal stop codon), with amino-acid sequence MVELQVRAIPHIHALIRLDPPGDRPTASGDHISDGPAAPRGGGEPRSRVGQDAGWSSPITATELTALIHQAADRVRIEIPAGGDDPRRDGVRTLRFGTQIDIQALASETGTAAHDPTVPGTVTGASSRLSPRRVAAYLAKYVTKSLHDFGITARRLSAEAITGLDVSEHVRAILATIAELAEHGSGAVAGIGRWLHTLGYRGHITTKSRHFSTTLGALRTARAPPGPASK; translated from the coding sequence ATGGTGGAGTTGCAAGTGCGTGCCATCCCGCACATTCACGCACTGATCCGCCTCGACCCACCCGGTGATCGGCCCACCGCGTCAGGTGATCACATCAGTGACGGCCCCGCCGCCCCTCGGGGTGGTGGGGAGCCCCGTTCCAGAGTCGGCCAGGATGCGGGCTGGTCGTCACCGATCACCGCCACCGAGCTGACCGCTCTGATTCACCAAGCCGCCGATCGCGTCCGCATCGAGATACCCGCCGGCGGCGATGACCCCCGCCGGGACGGCGTGCGCACGCTGCGGTTCGGCACCCAAATCGACATTCAAGCATTGGCATCCGAAACAGGCACGGCTGCACACGATCCCACCGTACCGGGAACAGTAACAGGCGCATCGTCGCGGCTTTCACCGCGCCGGGTCGCCGCCTATTTAGCGAAATACGTCACCAAATCGTTGCACGACTTCGGGATCACCGCGCGACGCCTGTCCGCCGAAGCGATCACCGGCTTGGATGTCAGTGAGCATGTGCGGGCCATCTTGGCCACCATCGCCGAGCTGGCCGAACACGGTAGTGGCGCGGTGGCGGGGATCGGGCGCTGGCTGCACACCCTCGGGTATCGCGGGCACATCACCACCAAATCCCGGCACTTCTCCACCACCTTGGGCGCCCTGCGGACCGCCCGGGCGCCACCTGGACCCGCCAGCAAGTAA